ttttctataaatctTTTAGAACTCTGCTATTTTTATCACATTTCTTAACAAAtctgattctcaaaaaaggATTTCTTCACAAATCTTATATACTTTTATGGGGTGTAATATTTTACTCTTTAGTTACTTCTACGGTTCTACCTATCAGTTACTTATTATGCTGTCAGCCTATCTCGTACTATATATATTATGAGATAATTAAGGTTTTCTCGAGACTTCCAACTTTTTCCTGAAATTAAAGACATTCTCTTGAAATTAAAGTCATTCTCTTAGTGCATTGTTTTCCAAATGCATTCCCTTGAAATTAAAGGCATTCTCTTAGTGCATTGTTATGGACATAGTATTTCTTAACTTAAAATAGTAgcatttttcaatttaaaaatagtacactgttttattttccttatatCATATTTTGGTACATCAAACTTTAACCAAAACTCCCTACATTTGAGTGCGAATATTCATGAGTTCAAACGCGTTAAACTAAGCTATCAACATCTTCCCTATTGATCTTGTAATTACTAGAAACACTGCCAAGGAGAGGAGCAACATCAAAGTCGCTTCCCTTCTTCTTAACTGTGTAAGCTCTAGGAGGGGAACACCAGCAAAGAATCTGCAAAATCTCCCTCATGGAAGGCCGATTTGCAGGTAATTTGCTAGTGCATTTGAGTCCTAGTTTAAATACCATAGTCATCTCTTCCAAGTAACACAGTTCCTTGATTTCATCATCGAGGGCATCGGTAATAGACTTTCCTTCACTGCTGTGTCGCAATGCCCATTCTGCCAGATTCATGTCCTCATCATTGGGTTCTCTTCCAGTGACGAGTTCAAGAAGCACAATTCCAAAGCTGTAGACATCAATCTTCTCATTGACCTTTGTTATATAGGCATACTCTGCAATGCGAATCACAAAAGGATATGTGCAGATGTGTTAGATATTGGATGAAACACTGAACATAACTATCTCCTAAATAAGTGTTTCTATATGCTTCAACTTTTGGGATAACTAGTAAATTATCAATATGGTGCTCTTACCTGGGGCGAAGTAACCAAAAGAGCCTGCAACAGCAGACATTGTGCGGGACTCTCCCTGCTTTTCTAACATCTTTGCCAACCCAAAATCAGCTATACTTGCCTTGAACTCAGAATCCAACAAAATGTTGCTAGACTTCACATCTCGATGAATGATTGGAGGAGAACAGTCATGGTGCATATAACTTAGGCCTTGTGCTGTACCAATTGCAATCTGCAACCTCCTTGGCCAATTCAAGACCATTTGATGCACCGAATTCATCCCTGTTGATGATTTTCTCTTCTTCCCATGGAGCCATCTATCCAAACTGTGATTTTCCATGTACTCGTAAACAAGAAGCTTTGAGTTCTCACTTGAAATACAGCACAATAACTTTACTATATTGGAATGCCTAATCGTGCCTAGTATTTCAACCTCCGCCAGAAATTCTTTCTCGAGCTTGTGATCTAAAGTCTTGTTATTACAAATACTTTTCACAGCAACAAATTGGCCTGGATGGTCAGTGGGAATCCGATATACTTTCCCTGATCCACCACTTCCTATAATGTTGTTTTCAGTCAAATTCGACAGAATGTTCAAATCTGTGAAATTCAATCTCTGGAATGATGTAAGCTTCCATATTGCCAGATTGCGTTGGTGCTTTTTCCTCCGGTAGTCACTTAACTTACATAAGCTTAATAAAACAGTGACTAGGAGAACTACAAGGACAAGAACTAGAATCATGGCAAGGTAGATAGAGGGCATTTTATTATTGTTGGAATCACGGGTTTTGGTGTAACAACTTGGAAGGCCTAGAATTGGACTACCAACACATAGATTGGAATTATTCAAGAAGCTGTTTTCATATGCAAGGTTGTTAAGCTGATCTGGGATTTTTCCAGAGAGTTGGTTGTAGGACAAGTTGAGTGAATTAAGCATCAAATTGCCAAATTCAGATGGGATTTCACCGGACAATTGGTTGTGTGACAAGTCCAAGTAATTGAGATGAGGTAAAGACCCAATCACTCCTGGGATTTGGCCAGAAAGCTTATTTCTTGAGAGGTCCAAAGTAGTTAATAACTTCCATGAGATGATCTCTGATGGAAGCTCACCAGAAAGTTGATTACCACCCAGAAAAAGAGAATCTAGATGAGAAAGACTAGTTAATTCTGCTGGAATTTTTCCGGATAGCCAGTTGTTTCTCGCATCAAAGACAACCAACTGCACCCAGGAAGAGATTCCAACAGGAATTTCACCAGAAAATCTGTTGTCACGAATTTCTACCCTTGACAAATTTGAAGCCAACTTACTTGGAAGCCCACCCGAAAACAAGTTATCACTTAACATCAAGGTTGATAGATTGAATAATGTCCAAAGACCAGAAGGAACCTCACCTGAGAAATTGTTTCCCTCAAGCCGAACTATACGCAAATTAGGACAATTTCCAACCCATTTCGGCACTTCCCCGCTGAGATTGTTAGAAAATGCAACCAGTCCTTGCAAAGCACCTCCATCGCATAAATGTTCCGGCAATTGACCACTTAGTTGATTCTCCGAGACATCAAATGCTTCCAACTTCGAATGCATGCCTAATTCCGGTGGCAAAGTTCCACTCAACTTGTTTCTGAAAACTTGAAAATCAATCAGTGGTAGTTGGCCTATACTTTTTGGAATCTCACCGGTCAATTGATTCTCAAACAAAAGTAACACTGTCAAATTTCGTAACTTGCCAACACCTTCAGAAATAGAACCATTCAAGTTGTTTGCAGAAACATCAAGCTTCTCCAAACTTGTTGACGCTTCAATCGAGCTCGGTATCTCACCAGACAATCTATTAGCAAAGAGAAACACAAACTTTAAACTCTTTATCAAGAACAAACCACTAGGAATAGCACctaccaaattgttctttgctAAATCCAAGTGCTCCAGGCTCgaaaaattcgaaaaataaTCGGGGATTTGGCCAATCAAATTAGAGCTTCTCATCCACAAAAACGTCAACTTCCTCAACCGTCCAAACTCTTCTGGCAAAGCTGTAGGCACAAACTTATCATTATAAGGCATGCTCAAAACTTCAAGATTGGCCAAGTTACCAATTTCCTTTGGCCACGTGCCGTTGAACTGGTTTTGATAGAGTTTCAACGTTTTCAACTCTGTCATGTTCCCGATCCCTTTTGGGATATTGCCTGAAAAATTGTTGGCTCCGAGGTCTATGTATTGGAGAGGTTGAATCCGGTATATGTCTTCTGGGATTGGACCCACAAAATAGTTTTGAGAGAGATCAAGATATTGGAGCTTGGAACAATTGTATAGGACTTTTGGAAACTCTCCTGGGATGAAATTATAGGACAAGTCAAGGAAAGTCAGGTTCTTGAGATCACAAATTGTTGATgggatttttttggttatgtttatgttttggaGGAATATTCCGGTGACCGAACCTTCGGCGCATTCGATCT
The sequence above is drawn from the Quercus lobata isolate SW786 chromosome 12, ValleyOak3.0 Primary Assembly, whole genome shotgun sequence genome and encodes:
- the LOC115972405 gene encoding receptor-like protein kinase 5 yields the protein MTKLPLPFLEIPLPLLLILLLISIPFRVNSQSQNTEQAILLGLKQQWGDPPSIQSWNSSSSPCKWPEIECAEGSVTGIFLQNINITKKIPSTICDLKNLTFLDLSYNFIPGEFPKVLYNCSKLQYLDLSQNYFVGPIPEDIYRIQPLQYIDLGANNFSGNIPKGIGNMTELKTLKLYQNQFNGTWPKEIGNLANLEVLSMPYNDKFVPTALPEEFGRLRKLTFLWMRSSNLIGQIPDYFSNFSSLEHLDLAKNNLVGAIPSGLFLIKSLKFVFLFANRLSGEIPSSIEASTSLEKLDVSANNLNGSISEGVGKLRNLTVLLLFENQLTGEIPKSIGQLPLIDFQVFRNKLSGTLPPELGMHSKLEAFDVSENQLSGQLPEHLCDGGALQGLVAFSNNLSGEVPKWVGNCPNLRIVRLEGNNFSGEVPSGLWTLFNLSTLMLSDNLFSGGLPSKLASNLSRVEIRDNRFSGEIPVGISSWVQLVVFDARNNWLSGKIPAELTSLSHLDSLFLGGNQLSGELPSEIISWKLLTTLDLSRNKLSGQIPGVIGSLPHLNYLDLSHNQLSGEIPSEFGNLMLNSLNLSYNQLSGKIPDQLNNLAYENSFLNNSNLCVGSPILGLPSCYTKTRDSNNNKMPSIYLAMILVLVLVVLLVTVLLSLCKLSDYRRKKHQRNLAIWKLTSFQRLNFTDLNILSNLTENNIIGSGGSGKVYRIPTDHPGQFVAVKSICNNKTLDHKLEKEFLAEVEILGTIRHSNIVKLLCCISSENSKLLVYEYMENHSLDRWLHGKKRKSSTGMNSVHQMVLNWPRRLQIAIGTAQGLSYMHHDCSPPIIHRDVKSSNILLDSEFKASIADFGLAKMLEKQGESRTMSAVAGSFGYFAPEYAYITKVNEKIDVYSFGIVLLELVTGREPNDEDMNLAEWALRHSSEGKSITDALDDEIKELCYLEEMTMVFKLGLKCTSKLPANRPSMREILQILCWCSPPRAYTVKKKGSDFDVAPLLGSVSSNYKINREDVDSLV